A portion of the Luxibacter massiliensis genome contains these proteins:
- a CDS encoding chemotaxis protein CheA encodes MDNMLEMYLYETNTLLEQLDELLIEAEKNEDFTTNDVNEIFRIMHTIKGSSAMMEFSTLMEIAHHIEDLFFYIRENGMDSLDESHKSDLFNLMFQSTDALRTEVEKIENDEPLSTNIDNVISDINSFLQKISGSKDGADNADQGDKEPAAASAPADTADIAAINQELAGCPDSNSPYFVRIHFEQGCGMENLRAFMVITALQDVDLKFDFYPEDVETNSATIETIIENGFFVGFSSQEDVDKAVNIIKDQNSVETYTVIQNAAAQAKAAAPSENAEPKKAPESSSSASAPKAAPSSATHNAPVKQSLISVNLSKLDSLVAIVGEIVITESMVTSSPDLQNLKLDNFLKSARQLRKLTDDLQDIAMSLRMVPVSGTFQKMNRIVRDMKKKLNKDVRLTIEGENTEVDKTIVDSIGDPIMHIVRNSMDHGIEETAEERIAAGKDPQGEIILSAAHTGSEVIISIRDDGRGMDPDAILAKAERNGILTKPASEYTKKEILALLMVPGFSTNEAVTEFSGRGVGMDVVKKNVESVGGTVSITSEYGEGSCTTLKIPLTMAIVDGMEISVGKSMFTIPIANIRQSFKAQKEDIILDASGNEIIKCMDEFYPIVRVHNLYNIETEITNIEDGILIWVEASDKSYCLFVDELLGEQQVVVKPLPAFLSNFNIKDSGISGCTILGDGNISIILDVLNLYGVSHQY; translated from the coding sequence ATGGATAACATGCTTGAAATGTATCTTTATGAAACAAACACTCTATTAGAACAATTGGACGAACTTTTAATAGAAGCAGAAAAAAACGAGGATTTCACAACAAACGATGTCAATGAAATCTTCCGCATCATGCACACTATCAAAGGCTCCTCCGCTATGATGGAATTTTCAACCTTAATGGAAATAGCGCATCATATAGAGGATTTGTTCTTTTACATTCGTGAAAACGGAATGGATTCGTTAGATGAATCCCATAAAAGCGACCTGTTTAACCTGATGTTCCAGTCTACTGATGCTCTTCGCACAGAAGTTGAAAAAATTGAAAACGATGAGCCTCTCAGTACTAATATCGACAATGTTATATCAGATATTAATAGTTTTTTACAAAAAATAAGCGGCTCTAAAGACGGCGCAGATAATGCAGACCAAGGAGATAAAGAGCCAGCTGCTGCCTCTGCTCCTGCTGATACGGCTGATATTGCTGCCATTAACCAGGAGCTTGCAGGATGCCCAGACAGCAATTCCCCATATTTTGTGAGAATTCACTTTGAGCAGGGCTGCGGCATGGAGAACCTCCGCGCATTTATGGTCATTACAGCATTGCAGGATGTGGACCTTAAATTTGATTTTTATCCTGAAGACGTAGAAACAAACAGTGCCACTATTGAAACCATTATTGAAAATGGCTTTTTTGTTGGTTTTTCTTCCCAGGAGGATGTGGATAAAGCCGTAAATATCATCAAGGACCAAAACAGTGTTGAGACTTATACTGTCATCCAGAATGCCGCTGCCCAGGCAAAGGCAGCTGCGCCTTCTGAGAATGCCGAACCCAAAAAGGCGCCGGAATCTTCTTCCTCCGCTTCCGCCCCTAAAGCAGCACCGTCTTCTGCGACACACAATGCGCCTGTGAAGCAGAGTTTAATTAGTGTAAACCTTTCCAAGCTAGACAGCCTGGTGGCGATTGTCGGAGAAATTGTAATCACGGAGTCTATGGTGACCTCCTCTCCCGACCTGCAGAACTTAAAGCTGGATAATTTCCTTAAGTCTGCGCGCCAATTGAGGAAGCTGACTGATGACCTCCAGGACATCGCCATGTCACTTCGGATGGTGCCTGTATCCGGCACTTTCCAGAAGATGAACCGTATTGTCCGCGATATGAAAAAGAAGTTAAATAAGGATGTGCGCCTTACTATAGAAGGTGAAAACACCGAGGTAGATAAGACGATCGTTGACAGTATCGGGGATCCCATCATGCATATTGTCCGTAATTCTATGGATCACGGCATAGAAGAGACTGCCGAAGAGCGTATCGCAGCGGGCAAGGATCCCCAGGGTGAGATCATATTGTCAGCTGCACATACGGGAAGTGAAGTCATCATTTCTATCCGCGATGACGGCAGGGGCATGGATCCCGATGCGATTCTCGCAAAGGCTGAACGCAATGGAATATTGACCAAACCCGCCAGCGAATATACCAAGAAGGAGATTCTTGCTCTCCTGATGGTTCCCGGATTTTCTACAAACGAAGCCGTTACTGAGTTTTCAGGCCGTGGCGTAGGCATGGATGTTGTAAAGAAAAATGTAGAGTCTGTAGGCGGAACTGTCAGCATTACCAGTGAATACGGAGAAGGAAGCTGTACGACTCTGAAGATCCCTCTTACAATGGCCATTGTAGACGGCATGGAAATCTCTGTAGGCAAATCCATGTTTACTATACCTATCGCCAATATACGCCAGTCCTTCAAGGCCCAGAAAGAGGACATTATTCTGGATGCAAGCGGCAATGAGATTATCAAATGTATGGATGAGTTTTATCCTATTGTAAGAGTACATAATTTATATAATATTGAGACAGAGATTACAAATATTGAAGATGGTATCCTGATCTGGGTGGAGGCCAGCGATAAATCTTACTGCCTCTTTGTTGATGAGCTGCTGGGCGAACAGCAGGTTGTAGTAAAGCCGCTGCCTGCATTCTTAAGTAACTTTAACATCAAGGATTCTGGTATAAGCGGCTGTACCATCTTAGGCGACGGTAACATCAGTATTATCCTGGATGTCCTGAATTTATATGGCGTATCTCATCAATATTAA
- a CDS encoding chemotaxis protein CheW, whose amino-acid sequence MSVDTSENTTVEQTAENEGALSTERCLTFTSDGLTIGVSTNYVIEIITNHSITMLPLVPGYVKGIINLRGQIIPIIDIRLRMGKPAIDYTNTTCIIVLNIDSAQIGVIVDAVQQVIDIDRNQISPVPVENQQELINGMISYGDRSVILFLDCEQLIQAY is encoded by the coding sequence ATGTCAGTAGATACAAGCGAAAACACCACAGTAGAACAGACAGCAGAGAATGAAGGCGCACTTTCCACAGAGCGCTGCCTGACCTTTACTTCTGACGGCTTAACTATTGGGGTCAGCACGAATTATGTAATAGAAATTATCACAAATCATTCTATAACTATGCTCCCTCTTGTACCAGGTTATGTCAAGGGCATTATCAACCTCAGGGGCCAGATCATTCCTATCATTGATATTCGGCTCAGGATGGGGAAGCCGGCCATAGACTATACAAATACGACCTGCATCATTGTCCTGAACATTGATTCTGCACAGATTGGCGTTATCGTAGATGCCGTGCAGCAGGTCATAGACATTGACCGCAATCAAATTTCCCCGGTGCCAGTGGAGAACCAGCAGGAATTGATCAACGGAATGATCTCTTACGGGGACCGTTCGGTAATACTTTTCCTTGATTGCGAGCAGCTTATACAGGCTTACTAA
- a CDS encoding flagellin N-terminal helical domain-containing protein, with protein sequence MRIQHNITALNAHRNLTNNNSSVSKNLEKLSSGYRINRAGDDAAGLAISEKMRAQITGLETAQKNAEDGVSLVQTAEGALTEVHSMLNRMVELATQSANGTYSESNRSEMQKEINALRDEVDRISDTANFNGTKLFQGGNGASAAAGVPSVKDLTLTDNAAVKSKQTIDGTAITNDLADGAILKTTVNYTDANGKSQSAILELTYNAADKKLYTKDGTGIDVATDKQPSKAEMSKALLAAAKADAGLSKTFKISDNAGTLTFEALEAGANTKLDSVVLDYAAAGANQTANLSAITQTQAGGDAFQSIDLANDYTIGDVFTVGGKKFALVNTQDEAVALGKDVNAVILAGAGNVTQNDVAELANLIEQKTGYKPEAATTTLNFKAPAGTAAAGNGATIDLHVGESSDNSNKITVNIKAMSSKSLEIDGIDIGTAEGAKEAIDTVNNAIDTVSSIRSDLGALQNRLEHTINNIGVQTENITAAESRIRDVDMAKEMMAYTKNNILVQASQAMLAQANQVPQGVLQLLQ encoded by the coding sequence ATGAGAATCCAACACAATATTACAGCATTAAATGCACACAGGAACTTGACAAATAATAACTCTTCTGTATCTAAAAACCTGGAGAAATTATCCTCTGGTTACAGAATCAACCGGGCAGGCGATGACGCGGCAGGCCTTGCTATTTCTGAGAAAATGCGTGCTCAGATCACAGGCCTTGAGACTGCTCAGAAAAACGCTGAGGACGGTGTTTCTCTTGTGCAGACAGCAGAAGGTGCGCTGACAGAAGTCCACTCCATGTTAAACCGTATGGTTGAGCTGGCTACACAGTCTGCAAACGGTACATATTCTGAAAGTAACCGTTCTGAGATGCAGAAAGAGATCAACGCATTGAGAGATGAAGTAGACCGTATCAGCGATACAGCTAACTTCAACGGAACAAAATTGTTCCAGGGCGGAAATGGCGCCAGCGCAGCTGCCGGTGTTCCAAGCGTTAAAGATCTGACACTGACAGATAATGCTGCAGTAAAATCTAAGCAGACAATCGACGGAACTGCAATTACAAACGACTTGGCAGATGGAGCTATTTTAAAAACAACAGTCAATTACACAGATGCCAACGGAAAATCTCAGTCTGCTATCTTGGAACTGACTTATAATGCGGCAGATAAGAAGCTTTATACAAAAGATGGAACTGGAATTGACGTGGCCACAGATAAACAGCCATCAAAAGCAGAAATGAGTAAAGCTTTACTTGCTGCGGCTAAGGCAGATGCGGGACTGAGCAAGACATTTAAAATCTCTGACAATGCAGGGACACTTACGTTTGAAGCTCTTGAGGCCGGTGCAAACACAAAACTCGATAGTGTTGTTTTGGATTATGCAGCAGCTGGCGCAAATCAGACAGCAAATTTATCTGCTATTACACAAACTCAAGCAGGCGGAGATGCATTCCAGTCTATTGACTTGGCTAATGATTATACAATAGGCGATGTTTTTACAGTGGGCGGAAAGAAATTTGCACTTGTTAACACACAGGATGAGGCCGTTGCACTTGGAAAAGATGTTAATGCGGTTATATTGGCTGGTGCAGGTAATGTTACCCAGAATGATGTTGCAGAATTAGCAAACTTAATCGAGCAGAAGACCGGTTACAAGCCAGAGGCTGCTACTACAACACTTAATTTCAAGGCTCCTGCAGGTACAGCCGCAGCCGGGAATGGTGCAACAATTGACCTTCATGTCGGAGAATCTTCTGACAATTCTAACAAGATCACTGTAAATATCAAAGCCATGAGCTCTAAGTCCCTTGAAATTGATGGAATCGATATCGGTACTGCAGAGGGAGCCAAAGAGGCTATTGATACTGTAAACAATGCGATTGATACCGTATCCAGCATCCGTTCTGACCTGGGTGCTCTTCAGAACCGTCTGGAGCATACAATCAACAATATCGGTGTCCAGACTGAGAACATCACAGCCGCAGAGAGCCGTATCCGCGACGTAGACATGGCTAAAGAGATGATGGCTTACACAAAGAACAACATTCTTGTGCAGGCTTCACAGGCTATGCTCGCCCAGGCTAACCAGGTTCCACAGGGTGTCCTTCAGTTATTACAATAA
- a CDS encoding CheR family methyltransferase, whose product MLSINESDFQRLVKFVKQNYGIDLSKKKQLITGRLSNTILSMGFGTFQEYVDYLIKNKKPEDLELMLNKLTTNYTYFMREEAHFQFFTDTILPYLINKKKDRVLSIWSAGCSSGEEPYTISMILKEYLGSKAGMWDTRVLATDISQNALKAASQAVYDESSLRELPVGWKSKYFRQVDNYGNYTVSPEIKSNVIFRTFNLMNPIQFRLKFDVIFCRNVMIYFDQPTKDALVNRFYQATNPGGYLLIGHSEGLNKETTPYKYLKPATYRKEE is encoded by the coding sequence ATGTTAAGTATTAATGAAAGTGATTTTCAGCGCCTTGTAAAATTTGTAAAACAAAATTATGGGATTGATTTATCAAAGAAGAAACAATTAATAACAGGTCGGCTCTCCAATACGATTCTATCTATGGGATTTGGCACCTTCCAGGAATATGTAGATTATCTGATCAAGAATAAGAAGCCGGAAGACCTTGAGCTGATGTTGAATAAGCTGACCACAAATTATACTTATTTCATGCGCGAGGAGGCTCACTTCCAGTTTTTTACGGATACCATCCTCCCTTATCTTATAAACAAGAAAAAGGACCGGGTGCTGAGTATCTGGAGCGCCGGGTGTTCATCCGGGGAAGAACCTTATACAATTTCTATGATTTTAAAGGAGTATCTAGGCTCCAAGGCGGGCATGTGGGACACACGGGTCCTTGCCACCGATATTTCACAGAACGCACTCAAGGCTGCATCCCAGGCAGTCTATGATGAATCTTCCCTGCGGGAGCTTCCAGTTGGCTGGAAGTCAAAATATTTCCGGCAGGTAGACAACTATGGTAATTACACCGTATCACCTGAGATTAAGTCCAATGTAATCTTTCGTACATTTAACCTGATGAACCCAATTCAATTCAGGTTAAAGTTTGATGTTATCTTTTGCCGGAATGTTATGATTTATTTTGATCAGCCTACAAAAGATGCCTTAGTAAACCGTTTCTATCAGGCGACGAATCCAGGTGGTTATCTTCTGATTGGGCATTCCGAGGGCCTTAACAAGGAAACAACCCCTTATAAATATCTCAAGCCCGCTACTTATCGGAAAGAAGAGTAA
- the flgK gene encoding flagellar hook-associated protein FlgK produces MIRSTFAGFTTAQLAMAASQRALDVTGQNIANINTTGYTRQRLDIASLNTKGANFHNSDNNIQIGYGVDMTGVSQLRDPFLDMQYRSQIGKLGTTDAHAAGLEQLAPVFDETTTDGIRAALENISSALNTLSNQVGNNEFDSMVRSNMQILLNLFHDNATKLQDIRDDTTNGFKNSDVKDVNQLLENIANLNTSIKNSQILGNPALELQDQRNDLLDQLGSYIPISVKYTDKEIISGQYVEILDVTFTDANGTKYSLVSDGNYGNFDTDISGQPVTLAINDAKGQYGDITNTVTDGTLKGTLDFLNKEGGFDNSDFKGLGYYENVLDAFVNQFATVFNELNHPVDANGQPTADANPLFVTKDGSATFTASNIKIADDWMNGAYGLTNTKDPSQPSTANDNILAMITALTADQSFEFDGVNFYNGSFGGCFDNIENTLAIDTKSTSTLLENQISVLNQTANSRDSVSGVQLDEEGMNLMHYNQSYTAAARLMTTLDEALDTLINNTGVVGR; encoded by the coding sequence ATGATACGTTCTACTTTCGCCGGGTTCACCACAGCACAGCTGGCAATGGCTGCAAGCCAGCGTGCGCTGGACGTTACCGGCCAGAATATTGCTAATATTAACACTACAGGTTACACAAGGCAGCGTCTTGATATTGCCAGCTTAAATACCAAGGGGGCTAATTTCCATAACTCTGATAATAACATCCAAATAGGTTATGGCGTGGATATGACTGGTGTGTCACAGCTCCGTGACCCCTTTCTGGATATGCAGTACCGCTCCCAGATTGGCAAACTCGGAACTACAGATGCACACGCAGCAGGTTTAGAACAGCTGGCCCCTGTTTTTGATGAGACAACAACAGATGGTATCCGTGCTGCACTGGAGAATATATCCAGTGCCCTCAACACGCTTAGCAATCAGGTTGGAAACAACGAATTTGACTCTATGGTACGTTCCAACATGCAGATTCTTCTGAATCTTTTCCATGATAACGCGACGAAGCTTCAGGATATCCGGGATGATACGACAAATGGATTTAAGAATTCTGACGTCAAAGATGTGAATCAGCTGTTGGAGAATATTGCCAACCTCAATACAAGTATTAAGAACAGTCAGATTCTTGGTAATCCTGCCCTTGAGCTGCAGGACCAGCGCAATGATCTTTTGGATCAATTGGGAAGTTATATTCCAATTTCAGTAAAATATACAGATAAAGAAATTATATCCGGCCAGTATGTGGAAATTTTGGACGTCACATTCACGGATGCCAACGGTACTAAGTATTCTCTTGTTTCCGACGGTAATTACGGCAATTTTGACACCGATATTTCCGGCCAGCCTGTGACACTGGCTATCAATGATGCCAAGGGACAGTACGGCGACATAACCAATACTGTCACTGACGGAACCCTGAAAGGCACACTGGACTTTCTGAATAAAGAAGGCGGTTTTGATAACTCGGATTTTAAAGGGTTAGGTTATTATGAGAATGTATTAGATGCATTTGTAAATCAGTTTGCCACTGTCTTTAACGAGCTGAACCATCCTGTGGACGCTAACGGACAGCCAACTGCAGACGCTAATCCTCTTTTTGTAACTAAGGACGGGTCCGCCACCTTCACGGCCTCCAATATTAAGATTGCAGACGATTGGATGAACGGGGCCTATGGCCTTACGAATACAAAGGATCCAAGCCAGCCTTCCACTGCAAATGATAACATTCTGGCAATGATTACAGCATTGACAGCAGATCAAAGCTTCGAATTTGATGGAGTGAACTTTTACAATGGTTCCTTTGGAGGATGTTTTGATAATATTGAAAATACCCTTGCTATAGATACAAAGTCTACAAGCACCCTGTTGGAAAACCAAATTTCAGTCCTGAACCAGACAGCCAATTCCAGGGATTCTGTTTCTGGAGTGCAGCTTGATGAAGAGGGCATGAATTTGATGCATTACAACCAGTCTTATACGGCTGCCGCAAGACTTATGACTACTCTGGACGAAGCACTTGATACACTGATCAATAACACTGGCGTAGTCGGCCGATAA
- a CDS encoding flagellin N-terminal helical domain-containing protein, whose product MRIQHNITALNAHRNLTNNNASVTKSLEKLSSGYRINRAGDDAAGLAISEKMRAQITGLETAQKNAEDGVSLVQTAEGALTEVHSMLNRMVELATQSANGTYSDTNRTEMQKEITALNAEIDRIGTTANFNGTALFDGQTTEITLHVGEGEDAANSITVQLTQMDSASIGVGAIDISTAADAKDAIGVINDTIDTISSLRSDFGALQNRLEHTINNLGVQTENITAAESRIRDVDMAKEMMSYTKNNILVQSAQAMLAQANQVPQGVLQLLQ is encoded by the coding sequence ATGAGAATTCAACACAATATTACAGCATTAAATGCCCACAGAAATTTAACAAATAACAACGCTTCTGTGACTAAGAGTCTGGAAAAGTTATCCTCTGGTTACAGAATCAACCGCGCGGGTGATGACGCGGCAGGCCTTGCTATTTCTGAAAAAATGCGTGCTCAGATCACAGGTCTGGAGACAGCTCAGAAAAACGCCGAGGACGGAGTTTCTTTAGTACAGACAGCAGAGGGGGCCCTTACAGAAGTTCACTCTATGTTAAACCGTATGGTAGAACTTGCCACACAGTCTGCCAACGGAACCTATTCCGATACTAACAGAACAGAAATGCAAAAAGAAATCACTGCTTTAAATGCAGAGATTGACAGAATCGGAACTACAGCAAACTTTAATGGCACTGCTCTTTTCGATGGCCAGACAACTGAGATCACACTTCATGTAGGAGAAGGCGAAGATGCCGCCAATTCTATTACAGTCCAACTAACACAAATGGATTCTGCTAGTATCGGTGTGGGAGCCATCGACATATCAACTGCAGCTGACGCTAAAGATGCAATCGGTGTCATTAATGATACAATAGATACAATTTCTTCACTACGTTCTGACTTTGGCGCTCTCCAAAATCGTTTGGAGCACACCATCAACAACTTAGGTGTTCAGACAGAGAATATCACAGCAGCAGAAAGTCGTATTCGCGACGTTGATATGGCTAAAGAAATGATGTCCTACACAAAGAACAATATTCTGGTTCAGTCCGCACAGGCTATGCTGGCACAGGCTAATCAGGTTCCGCAGGGAGTTCTTCAATTGTTGCAGTAG
- a CDS encoding protein-glutamate methylesterase/protein-glutamine glutaminase, translating into MYQKKIKVLVVDDSSLFRQMIIQSLSSHPNIEVVGFAINAYDAKQKIPRLKPDVMTLDVEMPGMNGIEFLKQLLPKNPIPVILVSSLNLNVFDALSAGAVDFVHKPDMSVHNSKEAFFASLATKVNVAAMAKVRSCRSSAPSSGSSPSPASRAMPFPPLSRTVLDSTIIGIGASTGGTEATLAVLKKLPADIPGIVITQHMPEGFTAMYAQRLNRICNMEVREAKNGDAIRPGLALIAPGSMQMEVIRSGRGYAVSCHPGEKVSGHCPSVDVLFSSIAKNVSIRKVGIIMTGMGRDGADGLLKMRQKGAFTIGQDKESCVVYGMPMVAYNIGAVAAQSSCENIPSVLMNHLGK; encoded by the coding sequence ATGTATCAGAAAAAAATAAAAGTGCTTGTTGTGGATGATTCATCTCTGTTTCGGCAGATGATTATACAGTCCTTGTCATCGCACCCTAATATAGAAGTGGTTGGGTTTGCTATAAATGCATATGACGCGAAGCAGAAAATCCCCCGCTTAAAGCCTGATGTCATGACCCTGGATGTGGAGATGCCTGGAATGAATGGGATCGAATTTTTAAAGCAGCTTCTGCCTAAAAACCCCATACCTGTAATTCTTGTATCTTCTCTGAACCTGAATGTTTTTGACGCACTCTCAGCCGGCGCCGTGGACTTTGTACATAAACCGGACATGAGTGTGCATAATTCAAAAGAGGCTTTCTTCGCTTCACTGGCCACTAAAGTCAATGTGGCTGCCATGGCGAAGGTACGTTCATGCCGTTCTTCAGCCCCCTCATCCGGCTCTTCGCCCTCCCCTGCATCCAGGGCAATGCCCTTCCCGCCCCTTTCACGCACAGTGCTGGACTCTACAATTATAGGGATCGGCGCCTCCACAGGAGGCACTGAGGCTACCCTCGCCGTCCTGAAAAAACTCCCTGCTGACATTCCCGGAATCGTAATAACACAGCATATGCCGGAAGGTTTTACTGCCATGTATGCACAAAGGCTGAACCGTATATGTAATATGGAAGTGAGGGAAGCCAAGAATGGGGATGCCATCCGTCCAGGGTTAGCTTTAATCGCGCCTGGCTCTATGCAGATGGAGGTTATACGCTCAGGCCGGGGGTATGCTGTTTCCTGCCATCCGGGAGAAAAGGTAAGCGGCCACTGCCCCTCCGTAGACGTTTTATTCTCCTCAATAGCAAAGAATGTTTCCATACGTAAAGTAGGGATTATCATGACTGGCATGGGCCGTGACGGCGCAGACGGACTGCTGAAAATGAGACAGAAAGGGGCCTTTACCATCGGCCAGGATAAAGAGTCCTGTGTAGTTTATGGTATGCCTATGGTTGCCTACAATATCGGCGCCGTTGCTGCCCAGTCCTCCTGTGAGAACATCCCTTCAGTGCTCATGAACCATCTGGGAAAATAG
- a CDS encoding PilZ domain-containing protein, producing MNPLLSAQHCELYRLDATFMTKAKFSQPTPGSITLIFSDKPDFVLPERFYLMPAGEEFDFISYFCTLTGSFREFFVESTEHTYYMHEAVTKDTPELREELRVDVSVDIDAVFDDPLLEATGGPIRITAKNISAGGMMFVSDKDIKKGTTFSFIFSQSKSSVMVNARVLNRRPTRFPELIAYGCQFGHLSSKAEGAIRNFVFNEDLIQRRKRGAFT from the coding sequence ATGAACCCATTATTGAGTGCGCAGCACTGCGAGCTTTACCGTCTCGACGCAACTTTTATGACAAAAGCCAAATTCAGCCAGCCGACCCCCGGATCCATAACTCTGATTTTTTCAGATAAACCAGATTTTGTACTGCCTGAAAGATTTTATCTGATGCCAGCGGGTGAAGAGTTTGATTTCATCTCATATTTCTGCACATTGACAGGTTCTTTCAGGGAGTTTTTCGTTGAGTCTACCGAGCACACCTATTATATGCACGAGGCTGTCACTAAGGATACTCCAGAACTAAGAGAAGAATTAAGAGTAGATGTATCTGTGGATATTGACGCTGTATTTGACGACCCTCTTCTCGAGGCTACCGGAGGCCCAATCCGAATCACAGCTAAAAATATAAGCGCCGGTGGGATGATGTTTGTATCTGATAAGGATATTAAGAAAGGAACTACATTTTCTTTTATTTTCTCTCAAAGTAAAAGTTCCGTTATGGTCAATGCGCGTGTATTGAACAGACGGCCTACCCGTTTCCCAGAGCTTATCGCTTACGGATGCCAGTTTGGCCATCTTTCTTCCAAGGCAGAGGGGGCTATCCGCAATTTTGTTTTCAATGAAGATCTCATACAGAGAAGAAAAAGAGGGGCATTTACTTAG
- a CDS encoding flagellar protein FlgN has translation MNDFSAFIEIIEEFIQLFDELIPVEQEKLDAAIKNRITFVEECMNKEQAAVLKLRGLEQKRENAQKALGMEAFTFRQILEQVPEDTARTLRPLFDRLSEQVAAFRSISGSAKDIIEVNLHTIQASLAAEEGAKGTYSPAGRKQDDDGKHFTSRSV, from the coding sequence ATGAATGATTTTTCAGCTTTTATTGAAATTATAGAGGAATTTATCCAGCTTTTTGATGAATTGATTCCTGTGGAGCAGGAGAAACTGGATGCAGCTATAAAGAACCGTATTACTTTTGTAGAAGAATGCATGAATAAGGAACAGGCTGCCGTCCTCAAGCTTCGGGGGTTGGAACAGAAACGTGAGAATGCGCAGAAAGCGCTGGGAATGGAAGCATTTACATTCCGCCAGATTTTGGAGCAGGTTCCAGAAGATACTGCCAGGACACTGCGTCCTCTTTTTGACAGATTGTCTGAACAGGTGGCGGCGTTCCGTTCTATCAGCGGCAGCGCCAAGGATATTATTGAAGTAAATCTTCATACGATACAGGCTTCTCTGGCGGCTGAAGAAGGTGCCAAAGGCACTTATTCACCGGCAGGGAGGAAGCAGGATGACGATGGTAAGCATTTTACCAGCCGTTCAGTTTAA
- a CDS encoding EscU/YscU/HrcU family type III secretion system export apparatus switch protein — translation MSQYDDLLNKKAVALRYDENKNAAPVIVASGLGYVAEKIVEIANDNGVPVYEDNSLATVLTQMELGTEIPEEVYQTVVDIYAFFLKFTPGNPQEEGKAEESEEIQEAEETDQPQE, via the coding sequence ATGTCACAATATGATGATTTGCTGAACAAAAAGGCAGTTGCGCTGCGCTACGACGAGAATAAAAATGCGGCTCCTGTTATAGTGGCCTCCGGCCTGGGGTATGTGGCAGAGAAAATTGTAGAGATTGCCAACGACAATGGGGTGCCCGTATACGAGGATAATTCGCTGGCCACTGTTTTGACCCAGATGGAATTGGGAACAGAGATACCCGAGGAAGTGTATCAGACTGTCGTTGATATCTATGCCTTTTTCCTGAAGTTTACGCCTGGAAATCCCCAGGAAGAGGGGAAGGCCGAAGAGAGTGAGGAAATACAGGAGGCAGAAGAAACAGACCAACCCCAGGAATAG
- a CDS encoding flagellar biosynthesis anti-sigma factor FlgM — MKITTNNIIKNYSDLRVHTRETTSSHGVSGDKHNFDAITIRSNPRQIEETTFADAISRELSSEISSKSVSEERLNSLKAQVQNHTYQIDAHAIASKILLIREDA, encoded by the coding sequence ATGAAAATAACCACAAACAATATAATTAAAAACTACAGTGATTTGCGTGTTCATACAAGGGAAACTACTTCCTCCCATGGTGTGTCCGGCGACAAGCATAATTTCGATGCGATTACTATTCGTTCTAATCCAAGGCAGATTGAGGAGACTACATTTGCGGATGCAATTTCGCGGGAACTCTCCTCCGAGATATCTTCAAAGAGTGTTTCTGAAGAAAGGCTGAACAGCCTCAAGGCACAAGTCCAGAATCATACTTATCAGATTGACGCCCATGCAATTGCATCCAAGATTCTCTTAATTCGGGAGGATGCATAA